One Lachnospiraceae bacterium C1.1 genomic region harbors:
- a CDS encoding penicillin-binding protein 2, translated as MKKIKKFTLRMQRKLVVLFILVLAAFIALSYKLYTITRDKGDAYKRQVLAQQHSGSTTLPFRRGDIVDRKGSRLAYSEKVYNLVVDAKQMNEDDGIHLEPTYSAIKESFPEVDIDDLRDYVTKNPGSRYRIFAKKLSYDEVEKFEDLMKKSSAAAVSADEPVGTINGVWFEEDYTRKYPYDSLACDVVGFVQGNNVGFYGLEGYYNDTLNGINGRSYSYLNDEDVMEDSIQPATDGKTLVTTLDVNVQSIVEKHIKLFYEKYKNNYREGAAAENIGVIVMNPNNGEVYAMAGYPVFNLNDPENMDDVDLTPYMKSASENTVLAVSSNSAAESASDETSEETAEENTEDTTVSNDTAESAEVSANQTETLEMDDLTKAKNAIWRNFCISDSYEPGSVMKPFTVAGALDAGKITGDESYECGGYMEVGGFKIHCHNRLGDGLLTVQQGMAKSCNVVLMNIAFAMGKDEWLRYNRIFNFGLKTNIDLYGETNASSVIFDETMGQTDLAVASFGQGFNVTMIQMAAGFSALINGGYYYQPHLVSEVENSDGAVIEEKEPKLLKQVISESTSKKMREILKTVVMSDKSECTGWSARPAGYTEGGKTGTAEKIPRGNGNYLISFMGYVPADDPQVLCYVIIDTPNHPQQSESTRMATVLNKDIMTEVLPYLNIFPTEPLTEEELASLSESQEGFFVGSDGVSENSVSGDSVSGDSADGSGETADDGTIVIDPEKTVSYDSAGRAISQNEIKYDEETGYPLDPATGEVLDPVTLQPINGNSSFMTESGTGDTQETAQTE; from the coding sequence ATGAAAAAAATTAAAAAATTCACTTTGAGGATGCAGAGAAAGCTGGTAGTACTGTTTATTTTGGTGCTGGCAGCTTTTATTGCTTTAAGCTACAAGTTGTACACAATTACAAGGGACAAGGGAGATGCTTATAAACGTCAGGTTCTTGCCCAACAGCACAGCGGATCGACTACGCTTCCTTTCAGAAGAGGAGATATTGTTGACAGGAAAGGCAGCAGACTTGCTTATTCTGAAAAAGTCTATAATCTGGTAGTTGATGCGAAACAGATGAATGAGGATGATGGAATCCATCTTGAGCCTACCTATTCAGCGATTAAGGAAAGTTTTCCTGAAGTTGATATTGATGATTTAAGGGATTATGTGACAAAGAATCCCGGATCAAGATACAGGATTTTTGCAAAAAAGCTTTCATATGATGAGGTTGAAAAATTCGAAGATCTTATGAAAAAATCATCGGCAGCTGCAGTATCGGCAGATGAGCCGGTGGGAACGATAAACGGAGTATGGTTTGAAGAAGACTATACAAGAAAATATCCATATGATTCACTTGCCTGTGATGTTGTTGGATTTGTACAGGGAAATAATGTTGGTTTTTACGGACTGGAAGGCTATTATAATGATACCTTGAACGGCATAAATGGCAGAAGCTACAGCTATTTAAATGACGAAGACGTTATGGAGGACAGCATTCAGCCGGCAACAGACGGAAAAACGCTTGTTACGACTCTGGATGTAAATGTACAGTCGATCGTAGAAAAACATATAAAACTTTTTTACGAAAAATACAAGAATAATTATAGAGAAGGTGCGGCTGCAGAGAATATAGGTGTCATCGTTATGAATCCGAATAATGGCGAAGTTTATGCGATGGCAGGATATCCTGTATTTAATCTGAATGACCCGGAGAACATGGATGATGTTGATCTGACACCTTATATGAAATCAGCGTCAGAAAATACAGTGTTGGCGGTTTCATCAAACTCTGCCGCAGAAAGTGCATCAGATGAAACATCAGAAGAAACAGCAGAAGAAAATACTGAAGATACTACAGTTTCAAATGATACTGCGGAGTCTGCAGAGGTAAGTGCTAATCAGACTGAAACTCTGGAAATGGATGATCTTACCAAGGCTAAAAATGCCATATGGAGAAATTTCTGCATATCGGATTCTTATGAGCCTGGTTCGGTAATGAAGCCGTTTACTGTGGCCGGAGCTTTGGATGCAGGAAAAATAACCGGTGATGAAAGCTATGAGTGCGGCGGTTATATGGAAGTTGGTGGGTTCAAGATTCACTGTCATAACAGACTTGGTGACGGACTGCTTACAGTCCAGCAGGGCATGGCAAAATCCTGTAACGTAGTACTTATGAATATTGCATTTGCAATGGGTAAGGATGAATGGTTAAGATATAACAGGATATTTAATTTCGGATTGAAAACAAATATCGACCTTTACGGAGAAACAAATGCAAGCTCGGTAATTTTTGATGAGACAATGGGACAAACAGACCTTGCGGTAGCATCTTTTGGTCAGGGCTTTAATGTTACAATGATACAGATGGCGGCAGGTTTTTCAGCCTTGATTAATGGTGGATATTACTATCAGCCGCATCTTGTTAGTGAAGTTGAAAACTCGGATGGAGCAGTTATAGAAGAAAAAGAGCCTAAGCTTCTGAAACAGGTAATCTCAGAAAGTACATCAAAGAAGATGCGTGAGATCCTTAAAACAGTTGTCATGAGCGACAAGAGTGAATGTACAGGTTGGTCAGCAAGACCGGCAGGGTATACAGAAGGCGGAAAAACCGGTACAGCGGAAAAAATCCCCAGAGGAAACGGAAATTATCTTATTTCCTTTATGGGATATGTTCCGGCAGATGATCCACAGGTTCTCTGCTATGTCATCATTGATACACCTAACCATCCGCAGCAGTCGGAATCAACGAGAATGGCGACTGTGCTGAATAAAGATATTATGACAGAGGTACTTCCCTATCTTAATATTTTCCCGACGGAACCTCTTACAGAAGAAGAACTTGCATCTCTTTCTGAGAGCCAGGAAGGATTCTTCGTAGGATCTGACGGAGTGAGTGAAAATTCAGTAAGCGGAGATTCTGTCAGCGGAGATTCTGCTGATGGAAGCGGAGAGACAGCTGATGACGGAACTATTGTTATCGATCCGGAAAAGACAGTATCTTATGACAGCGCAGGAAGAGCTATTTCTCAAAATGAGATAAAATATGATGAAGAAACCGGGTATCCGCTTGATCCGGCAACGGGAGAAGTTCTTGATCCTGTGACTTTACAGCCGATCAATGGCAATTCTTCATTTATGACAGAATCAGGAACGGGAGATACGCAGGAAACTGCGCAGACAGAGTAA
- the mraY gene encoding phospho-N-acetylmuramoyl-pentapeptide-transferase yields the protein MLILFLISLAVSFVLSAVCGIFVLPALKRLKASQTEREEGPASHKVKSGTPTMGGIIFLIAFIIVAGIASTRYRMIIPIIISTVLFGAIGFIDDYIKVVMKRNLGLRAWQKMALQIVASAILLFYVYNFTEVKMDMLVPFSALFSADAEDMYVNFGFLTIPFLFIVIIGSVNGSNFTDGLDGLLSSVTLVISLFLAAVSMKLGVQITPAAGAMAGALIGFLLYNWHPAKVFMGDTGSLALGGFVAAAMLMLKMPLLLVFVAFIYLAEVLSVIIQVLYFKATGGKRFFRMAPIHHHFELGGWNEVQVVRAFTIVTLILCVIAYIIV from the coding sequence ATGCTGATTTTATTTTTGATTTCGCTGGCAGTAAGTTTTGTGCTGTCAGCAGTGTGTGGAATTTTTGTTTTGCCGGCTTTGAAAAGACTAAAGGCAAGTCAGACAGAGAGGGAAGAGGGACCGGCTTCGCATAAGGTGAAAAGCGGAACCCCCACAATGGGAGGAATAATTTTTCTTATAGCTTTTATTATTGTGGCGGGAATTGCTTCTACCCGATACAGAATGATCATTCCGATTATTATCTCAACAGTTCTTTTTGGAGCTATCGGTTTTATTGATGACTATATAAAAGTAGTTATGAAAAGGAACCTTGGTTTGAGAGCATGGCAGAAGATGGCACTTCAGATAGTTGCATCTGCAATCCTTCTTTTCTATGTTTACAATTTCACTGAGGTAAAAATGGACATGCTCGTTCCGTTTTCAGCCCTTTTTTCTGCAGATGCAGAAGATATGTATGTGAATTTCGGATTTCTTACTATTCCATTTTTATTTATAGTTATTATTGGTTCTGTTAATGGTTCTAATTTTACAGACGGTCTGGACGGACTTTTGAGTTCGGTAACGCTCGTTATTTCACTTTTCCTTGCAGCTGTTTCAATGAAGCTTGGAGTACAGATAACACCTGCAGCCGGAGCAATGGCCGGCGCATTGATAGGATTTCTTCTCTATAACTGGCATCCTGCAAAGGTGTTTATGGGAGATACGGGATCGCTTGCGCTGGGAGGATTTGTTGCGGCAGCTATGCTGATGCTGAAAATGCCGCTTTTGCTGGTGTTTGTAGCATTCATCTATTTAGCAGAAGTGCTTTCGGTTATTATACAGGTTCTTTATTTCAAGGCTACAGGCGGTAAGAGATTTTTCAGAATGGCACCGATACATCATCATTTCGAACTTGGGGGGTGGAACGAAGTTCAGGTGGTAAGAGCCTTTACGATAGTCACGTTGATACTTTGCGTGATAGCGTACATTATAGTCTGA
- the ftsW gene encoding putative lipid II flippase FtsW, whose translation MVRKKTRQAAKSRALFVDPSMLIVVVLLLCFGLIMVYSASSYEASVKFNDSTIYLRNQLRASVLGIICMFVFSRIDYHRLKKFAPLMYIGSLLSVVAVMTPLGMTINGARRWIKLGPFSVQPAEIVKLALIVFFAAFICKRKEELKYLRGFVKCMIPALIPAGMIYVITSNLSSAIIVAGMAVVILFVASPRYWYYILGALLVFSAVFLVVYLVGNGILPENVSYRLTRVKAWLHPEAYASGSGFQTLQALYSIGSGGVTGKGLGQSVQKLGLVPEAQNDMIFSIICEELGLFGAFAVLLMFLILILRLLIVATNAPDLFGALLVVGVMGHISLQVILNIAVVTNVIPNTGVTLPFISYGGTSVLFLMAEIGIALNVSRAQRSN comes from the coding sequence ATGGTCAGAAAGAAAACCAGGCAGGCGGCTAAAAGCAGAGCATTATTTGTAGATCCCAGCATGCTCATAGTCGTTGTGCTGCTTCTGTGTTTCGGTCTTATAATGGTTTATTCCGCCAGCTCTTATGAGGCCAGTGTAAAATTTAATGATTCAACCATTTATCTGAGAAATCAGCTTAGAGCCAGTGTTTTGGGAATTATCTGCATGTTTGTTTTTTCCAGAATAGATTATCACAGACTTAAGAAATTTGCTCCGTTAATGTATATTGGTTCACTTCTGTCGGTCGTGGCAGTAATGACGCCCTTGGGAATGACGATAAACGGTGCAAGGCGTTGGATAAAACTGGGTCCTTTCTCGGTGCAGCCGGCAGAGATAGTAAAGCTGGCGCTGATAGTTTTCTTTGCAGCATTTATATGCAAAAGAAAAGAAGAGTTGAAATATCTTCGAGGTTTTGTTAAATGTATGATTCCTGCGTTGATACCGGCCGGGATGATATATGTTATTACGAGTAATCTGAGCTCGGCCATAATTGTCGCAGGAATGGCCGTAGTTATTCTTTTTGTAGCTTCTCCGAGATATTGGTATTATATTTTGGGAGCGTTATTAGTTTTTTCAGCTGTATTTCTGGTTGTTTATCTTGTCGGCAACGGAATTCTGCCTGAAAATGTGTCTTACAGACTTACTCGTGTAAAGGCGTGGCTGCATCCGGAAGCATATGCATCCGGAAGTGGATTTCAGACCTTACAGGCGCTGTATTCTATAGGCTCCGGAGGAGTGACAGGAAAGGGGCTCGGACAGAGTGTACAGAAGCTTGGATTGGTTCCTGAAGCACAGAATGATATGATTTTTTCGATAATCTGTGAGGAGTTAGGGTTATTTGGTGCGTTTGCAGTACTTCTTATGTTCCTTATCCTTATACTCCGACTTTTGATAGTAGCAACAAATGCTCCGGATCTTTTTGGAGCTTTGCTTGTAGTAGGTGTTATGGGGCATATTTCGCTGCAGGTTATTTTGAATATAGCCGTTGTAACAAATGTAATTCCAAATACCGGTGTTACGCTGCCATTTATTTCGTATGGAGGTACTTCGGTATTGTTCCTGATGGCTGAGATCGGAATAGCACTCAATGTTTCACGCGCACAAAGGTCAAATTAA
- a CDS encoding FtsQ-type POTRA domain-containing protein — translation MNKVSNGKKTLMIIAIAVCLLLLIFGIAMKSFHVSTVHVRGNSYYTDDEIRNMLLGGKFSYNSLYLKLRYARGIKEDFPFIERADISFDSANEITITVYEKSIAGCVSYLGRYMYFDKDGIIVESSTDVKEGIPVVKGLKFEQCVMGELLPVSDTDVFKEILSLTQLLNKYSIVCDGIYFPADGTITLYFDKARVYVGTMDNIDEKMIKLQYIVPKLEGLSGVLHLENYDGENKDEYITFETED, via the coding sequence ATGAATAAAGTTTCGAACGGAAAAAAGACATTAATGATCATAGCGATAGCAGTATGTTTACTTTTACTTATTTTTGGTATAGCAATGAAGTCTTTTCACGTTTCGACAGTTCATGTAAGGGGAAATTCCTATTACACGGATGATGAAATCAGAAATATGCTGCTTGGCGGTAAGTTTTCATATAATTCATTATACCTAAAGCTCAGATATGCAAGAGGCATAAAGGAAGATTTTCCTTTTATAGAAAGGGCTGATATATCTTTCGATTCTGCAAACGAGATCACCATAACAGTTTATGAGAAATCTATAGCAGGATGTGTTTCTTATCTTGGAAGATATATGTATTTTGACAAAGATGGAATAATTGTTGAAAGTTCCACTGATGTCAAAGAGGGAATTCCTGTTGTAAAAGGACTTAAGTTTGAACAGTGTGTGATGGGGGAACTGCTTCCGGTAAGTGATACGGATGTGTTTAAGGAAATACTTTCACTCACACAGCTGCTCAATAAATATTCGATAGTATGTGATGGGATATACTTTCCGGCTGACGGTACGATCACTCTTTATTTCGATAAGGCAAGAGTCTATGTTGGAACAATGGATAATATAGATGAAAAGATGATCAAACTGCAATATATTGTTCCAAAACTTGAAGGATTGAGCGGAGTGCTTCACCTGGAAAACTATGATGGTGAAAATAAAGATGAGTATATTACATTTGAAACAGAAGATTAA
- the ftsZ gene encoding cell division protein FtsZ encodes MTELNIQIKEEEADSSCRILVVGVGGAGNNAVNRMIDEKIEGVDLLGVNTDKQALQHCKAPKLLQIGEKLTRGLGAGAQPEMGEKAAEESQEEISNAVKNYDMVFVTCGMGGGTGTGAAPVIARIAKEQGILTVGVVTKPFKFEAKTRMTNAKNGIEKLKNSVDTLIVIPNDKLLEIVDRKTSFADALKKADEVLQQAVQGITDLINVPALINLDFADIRTVMKDKGIAHIGIGMAKGEDKASEAVKLAVESPLLETTIRGASNVIVNISGDITLFDANESADYVQTLTGEDTNIIFGAKQDETESDFVKITVIATGLDESNVEQPKYSQPAFTASVPKPTVNPGVATFNPPNFGAVQAQQSGGSNVIQNGNRPYQAGSMPTRVEPKSIKVPDFLKRS; translated from the coding sequence GTGACGGAGCTGAATATACAGATAAAGGAAGAAGAAGCCGATTCTTCATGCAGGATTTTGGTCGTTGGTGTTGGAGGAGCTGGAAATAATGCAGTCAACCGAATGATCGATGAAAAAATCGAAGGCGTGGATCTTTTAGGTGTAAATACTGATAAGCAGGCTTTACAGCATTGTAAGGCACCTAAGCTTTTACAGATCGGTGAGAAGCTCACCAGAGGACTTGGAGCCGGAGCACAGCCTGAGATGGGTGAAAAGGCTGCTGAGGAAAGTCAGGAAGAAATATCGAACGCAGTTAAGAATTATGATATGGTCTTTGTTACTTGCGGAATGGGAGGCGGTACCGGTACAGGTGCGGCTCCTGTTATAGCACGTATTGCGAAAGAGCAGGGAATTCTCACTGTAGGTGTTGTTACAAAGCCATTTAAGTTCGAGGCAAAGACAAGAATGACTAATGCCAAGAACGGTATAGAAAAGCTTAAGAATTCGGTTGATACACTTATTGTTATTCCGAATGATAAGCTTCTTGAAATAGTTGATCGTAAGACTTCATTTGCTGACGCTTTGAAAAAAGCTGATGAGGTATTACAGCAGGCAGTACAGGGAATAACTGATCTTATCAATGTTCCTGCACTTATTAACCTTGATTTTGCTGATATCAGAACAGTAATGAAGGATAAAGGTATTGCACATATCGGTATCGGTATGGCTAAGGGTGAAGATAAGGCAAGTGAGGCTGTTAAACTTGCTGTAGAAAGCCCGCTTCTTGAAACAACCATTCGCGGAGCTTCAAATGTCATCGTTAATATTTCAGGTGATATTACGCTCTTTGATGCAAATGAGTCAGCAGATTATGTACAGACACTTACGGGTGAAGATACAAATATCATCTTTGGTGCAAAGCAGGATGAGACAGAGTCTGATTTTGTAAAGATAACTGTTATAGCTACAGGACTTGATGAATCAAATGTAGAGCAGCCTAAGTATAGTCAGCCTGCATTTACAGCTTCAGTACCTAAGCCGACAGTAAATCCTGGTGTCGCAACATTTAATCCGCCTAATTTCGGAGCTGTTCAGGCTCAGCAGTCTGGTGGAAGTAACGTAATACAGAACGGCAACAGACCTTATCAGGCAGGTTCTATGCCGACACGTGTGGAACCGAAGTCAATCAAAGTGCCTGATTTCCTTAAGAGAAGCTGA
- the nrdR gene encoding transcriptional regulator NrdR encodes MKCPFCGHDNTRVIDSRPAEDNNSIRRRRACDECGKRFTTYEKVETIPLMIIKKDNNREAYDRTKLEGGVLRACHKRPVSAEEITRLVDSVENEVFSLGEKEVSSTVLGELVMKKLKTLDAVAYVRFASVYREFKDVGSFLEELKKVLE; translated from the coding sequence ATGAAATGTCCGTTCTGCGGTCATGATAATACGCGGGTTATTGATTCCAGACCCGCAGAAGATAACAACTCAATCAGACGAAGAAGAGCCTGCGATGAATGTGGGAAACGTTTTACGACGTATGAAAAAGTCGAAACAATTCCTTTAATGATCATCAAGAAAGATAATAATCGTGAGGCATACGACAGAACAAAGCTAGAAGGTGGAGTCCTAAGAGCTTGTCATAAAAGACCGGTTTCAGCGGAAGAGATCACCAGACTTGTAGATTCGGTTGAAAATGAGGTTTTCAGCCTTGGAGAAAAAGAAGTTTCCAGCACAGTTCTGGGAGAGTTGGTAATGAAAAAATTAAAAACACTGGATGCAGTTGCATATGTGCGTTTCGCCAGTGTTTACAGAGAATTTAAGGACGTTGGATCATTTCTGGAGGAGCTCAAGAAGGTTCTTGAGTAA
- a CDS encoding YqeG family HAD IIIA-type phosphatase codes for MFERFYPDEECNSVYKIDFEKFYAKGYRGVIFDIDNTLVPHNAPADRNAIRLFKRLKRIGFKVMLLSNNGKKRVEKFNDAVKAEYIHFACKPSKKGYIKAMEMMGTKPENTFFVGDQLFTDVWGAKRVGIHSILVRPMNPKEEIQIILKRLPEKILLKRYHRKKNS; via the coding sequence ATGTTTGAGAGATTTTATCCTGATGAAGAATGTAATTCTGTTTACAAGATAGATTTTGAAAAATTTTATGCAAAGGGATATCGTGGTGTTATCTTTGATATAGATAATACACTGGTTCCGCATAATGCACCGGCAGACAGAAATGCGATACGTCTTTTCAAGAGATTAAAGAGAATCGGTTTTAAGGTTATGTTGCTTTCAAATAATGGAAAGAAACGTGTAGAGAAATTTAATGATGCAGTAAAGGCTGAGTATATTCATTTTGCCTGCAAGCCTTCAAAAAAAGGATATATAAAGGCAATGGAGATGATGGGAACAAAGCCGGAAAATACTTTTTTTGTGGGGGATCAGCTTTTTACTGATGTATGGGGAGCAAAGAGGGTTGGTATCCATAGCATACTTGTAAGACCGATGAATCCTAAAGAGGAAATTCAGATTATTTTGAAGCGTTTGCCTGAAAAAATTTTGCTCAAGAGATATCATCGAAAAAAAAATAGTTGA
- the efp gene encoding elongation factor P, producing the protein MVSASDFRNGLTVEIDGTVYQIIEFQHVKPGKGAAFVRTKLKDVINSGVVEKTFRPTEKFPAAHIERKDMQYLYNDGDLFNFMDPESYEQIAINRDIIADSLKFVKENETCKVNSYNGSVFAVEPPLFVELEITDTEPGFKGDTATGASKPATVETGAQVNVPLFVNQGDTIKIDTRTGEYLSRV; encoded by the coding sequence ATGGTTTCTGCAAGTGATTTCAGAAATGGCCTGACTGTTGAAATCGACGGTACAGTTTATCAGATTATTGAGTTTCAGCACGTAAAGCCCGGTAAGGGTGCAGCTTTTGTAAGAACAAAGCTTAAGGATGTTATCAATTCGGGAGTTGTAGAAAAGACTTTCCGTCCGACAGAGAAATTCCCTGCCGCACATATTGAGAGAAAAGATATGCAGTATCTTTACAATGACGGCGATCTTTTCAACTTTATGGATCCTGAGTCCTACGAGCAGATTGCAATAAATAGAGATATAATCGCTGACTCTCTTAAGTTCGTAAAGGAAAATGAGACATGTAAGGTTAATTCTTACAATGGTTCAGTGTTCGCAGTAGAGCCTCCGCTCTTTGTTGAACTTGAGATCACAGATACTGAGCCCGGCTTCAAGGGTGATACAGCTACAGGTGCTTCTAAGCCTGCTACAGTTGAGACAGGCGCACAGGTTAACGTACCTCTTTTTGTTAACCAGGGCGACACTATCAAGATTGATACACGTACAGGTGAGTACCTTTCAAGAGTATAA
- a CDS encoding DUF5688 family protein, translated as MNKIINYNSNLRYEEFRKELVNGIADICGEEFTVREEHVHKNNAKELFGVSIRNKNTNVAPTIYLEGFYEDFINGEKNLNEIENDIIRIYKLNCLNGNRINVDFFKDFSIVKEKLVYRLVNYDMNRERLKEIPHRRYLDLAIIYVLNLNECGGSITIRNEHLDIWNVDEETVYQYAEKNTPKAFKLKISRFSDMMLDILKDKEDVEPEDLDTLLDNHMLPMFIMTNEQCMFGASSLLYKDSLKEFAEKIGSGFYLLPSSVHETILLPEDEKLNSENLEEMVRSVNETVVDKEVFLSDNVYYYSPENNKLEIAG; from the coding sequence ATGAATAAAATTATTAATTATAATTCAAATTTAAGATATGAAGAATTCAGAAAAGAACTTGTAAATGGCATAGCTGATATATGCGGAGAAGAATTTACGGTACGAGAAGAGCATGTTCATAAGAATAATGCAAAAGAACTTTTTGGCGTCTCCATTAGAAATAAAAACACAAATGTTGCTCCTACGATTTATCTTGAAGGTTTTTATGAAGATTTTATTAACGGCGAAAAGAATCTGAATGAGATAGAAAACGATATTATCAGAATTTATAAGCTTAACTGTTTAAATGGCAATAGGATCAATGTTGACTTTTTTAAGGATTTTTCAATAGTTAAAGAAAAGCTCGTCTACAGACTCGTGAATTATGACATGAATCGAGAAAGGCTTAAGGAGATTCCTCACAGAAGATATCTTGATCTTGCTATCATATATGTTCTTAATCTGAACGAATGCGGAGGAAGCATTACCATCAGAAATGAACATCTTGATATTTGGAATGTCGATGAAGAAACAGTTTATCAATATGCAGAGAAGAATACACCGAAGGCATTTAAGTTAAAAATCAGCAGGTTCTCAGATATGATGCTGGATATATTGAAGGATAAGGAAGATGTCGAACCTGAGGATCTGGATACACTGCTTGACAATCATATGCTGCCGATGTTCATTATGACAAACGAGCAATGTATGTTTGGAGCTTCAAGTCTTTTATATAAGGATTCGTTAAAGGAGTTCGCAGAAAAGATCGGATCTGGATTTTACCTGCTTCCTTCATCGGTTCATGAGACGATCCTGCTTCCTGAAGATGAGAAACTGAATTCGGAAAATCTGGAAGAGATGGTCAGAAGTGTAAATGAGACTGTAGTTGATAAGGAAGTCTTTCTTTCGGATAATGTTTATTATTACAGTCCGGAGAATAATAAACTAGAAATAGCAGGCTGA
- a CDS encoding SH3 domain-containing protein encodes MKLDLNEIKKFVTEHYQYVAVGVLFVLLVIVLIVFSLHRASSGEESKKDSEDATETVSTEPIPVPDDIQLEQNAYEEINSFFTKYYNALAEADFDTLADMGEVLDDDVKAKRTVRAGYTEDYENMSCYTVEGPESDSYIVFVYYEIKFKNIDTLAPGLSTFFIIKDGDSFKLKDIGSLPDNEKEYITEVASSDDVQKLLEDVDVLYQKNTEADATLAAFMTSLQTKIDAADASSIAADTASTEADESATVRVTTTDTVNVRSTPDTNGEKIGTAMAGDSFIRLSEENGWSKIQYKDTEAYILSEYLTTAQGDTVVAGQINGEDVNAEDAEAAENNEAEAEAEPEEAQEETETTDNSSSSTGKKVYVSEAISVRGGASTDSEKIGSAYNGDTYSITGEDGDWYKIDYKGSTGYVRKDVVTVK; translated from the coding sequence ATGAAGTTGGATCTGAATGAAATTAAAAAATTTGTGACTGAGCATTATCAGTATGTTGCGGTAGGTGTTCTTTTTGTTTTACTGGTCATTGTTCTTATAGTATTTTCATTGCATCGAGCCAGTTCGGGAGAAGAATCAAAAAAGGATTCGGAAGATGCAACTGAGACAGTTAGTACGGAACCGATACCTGTTCCGGATGATATACAGCTTGAGCAGAATGCTTATGAAGAGATAAATTCTTTCTTTACTAAATATTACAATGCACTTGCAGAGGCAGATTTTGATACTCTTGCTGATATGGGCGAAGTGCTTGACGATGATGTTAAAGCTAAGAGAACTGTACGCGCAGGATATACAGAAGACTACGAAAATATGTCATGTTATACTGTAGAGGGACCTGAATCTGATTCTTACATAGTATTTGTATATTATGAGATTAAGTTTAAGAATATCGATACACTTGCTCCGGGACTTTCAACTTTCTTTATTATAAAGGATGGCGACAGCTTCAAGCTTAAGGATATAGGAAGCCTTCCGGATAATGAAAAAGAGTATATAACGGAAGTAGCATCATCAGATGACGTACAGAAACTTCTTGAGGATGTAGATGTTCTTTATCAGAAGAACACTGAGGCAGATGCAACACTTGCTGCCTTCATGACTTCTCTTCAGACAAAGATCGATGCAGCAGATGCTTCGAGTATAGCAGCAGATACTGCTTCTACAGAAGCTGATGAGTCTGCAACTGTACGTGTGACAACAACAGATACAGTTAATGTTCGTTCTACACCTGATACAAATGGCGAAAAGATCGGAACTGCAATGGCAGGTGATTCATTCATCAGACTTAGTGAAGAGAATGGCTGGAGTAAGATTCAGTATAAGGATACAGAAGCATATATTCTTTCAGAATACCTCACAACTGCACAGGGTGATACTGTAGTAGCAGGTCAGATTAACGGCGAAGATGTAAATGCAGAAGATGCTGAAGCTGCAGAGAATAATGAGGCAGAAGCAGAAGCTGAACCAGAAGAAGCCCAGGAAGAAACAGAGACTACAGATAACAGCAGTTCCTCAACCGGCAAGAAGGTTTATGTTTCCGAGGCTATTTCTGTTCGTGGAGGAGCCAGCACAGATTCTGAGAAGATTGGCTCTGCATATAATGGTGATACTTATTCTATCACAGGTGAAGACGGAGACTGGTATAAGATCGATTACAAGGGATCTACAGGCTATGTGCGCAAGGATGTTGTTACAGTAAAATAA